Within Vicia villosa cultivar HV-30 ecotype Madison, WI linkage group LG1, Vvil1.0, whole genome shotgun sequence, the genomic segment GAAAGAAAAGTGGAAAGAAGACAAGAAAGATTTTAAAGGGAATGACAATGAGTGTAAAGAGCTGGAAAGGGATTTGAGAGTGATGATAGTTGTGGAGTTACAAATAAGAAGTACTCAATGTTCAAGTTTTAAAAGGACATGTCAAATTACAAATAAGAGGTAGAAATGTATTTTAGTACCAAAGGTGATTTTGAGGAAGCAACAACATCATATGTTATCCAATATGGTAGAAACCTTAAGTTCcttaaaaatgacaaaataagGGCAATAGCTAGATATAAAGACGATTGTGAGTGGGAAGCATATTGTGCTAAGTTGTCAAATGAGGAATATTGTCAATTAAGGAAGGTACATGATAAATATTGTTGTATCCGAGAGTATATGACTACAAAATGGTTGAACAAGAGGATTCAAAACTCCTTAAAAAAATCCTAGGATGAAGATTAAGGATGTAAAGGAAAAGGCACAAAGAAAGTATAATGTAAGGATCAACAAGACTAAGGAAATCAAAGTTAGATTTTCAGCTAGAGACAAGGTTGATGGTTCTTTCCTAAGGGATTGTACTAGAATTTATGACTATTGTCATGAAATATTAAAAACAAACCCAGGGTCAACTGGAAAAGTAAATGTTGATCTTGTTCAAGAGGCTATTGATGATAAAGATCCCATTTTAGAAGGTTGTAAACATGTCATGCAATATGTAAGGAGAGCTTTAAGTCATGTAGAAATGTCATCAGTTTTGATGGTTGCTTTTTAAAGACTCTTTGTGGAGAACAAATTTTGGCAGCAATAGGAAGAGATTCTAATGATCAAATGCTTTTAATAAATTTTGCAGTTGTTGAGGGTGGAAATAAAGATAGTTGAACATGGTTTTTGGAGCTCTTGATTGATGATATTGGAGGTAGAAGTGAGTGTCTATCATACACATTCATTTCAGATCAATAAAAGGCATACTAATTATTGTTATGTTATGATTGTTTTTGTGTTATGTTACATTTGTGTTATGCTATACtcattatttttgtgtttttgtatGTGGTATGATAAAGTCTATTACCTGCAATGGATGAGATTTTGCCTATTGTTGAGCAAATATTTTATGTGTGGCACATGTATAACAACCTTAGGAAGAGGTATCCTGGAAAGATGTTAAAGAAATTTATATGGAAAGCTGTAAAATTAACCTATTCACAAGCATGAGAAAGAGAaatgaaaggaatgagaagggtcAATGAATAAGCATTTAAACACATGATGAAGACATCAACAATATTTTGGAGTGGAAATATTTTTAAACACATAACAAGTGTGACAGTGTTCTCAACAACATGACAGAAGCTTTTAGCAGTGTTATTTGGGAGTAGAGGGATAAGCCTTTGGTAACTATGTTGGAAGAGATAAGAACCTACATGATGGAAAGGTGAGAAACCAATAGGAAGATATTACAAAATTTGGTTGATGGTAATCTTTTACCTAATATTAGAAGGAAAATTGAGAGAACCATCACATACACCAACTTATGACTTGTCAAGTATGCTTCGTTTTAAAATGTTAGATATTAATGTTGTGCAATGTTATGCAATTTCAAACTGATACATGAATACATGTTGTAGGATGTTAGCTGGACATATATTTGAAATGAGACACATAAATGATACATGAATCATAAAACAAGTTTTCTATGAATTCGAAGGAACATGTATGCGCTTGTAGAAGATGGAAACTCACAGGCCTTCCACGTGTTCATGCACTGTCAAGTATAAACAATAGGAATCTTAATATTGATGACTATATCCCTGGGTATTATAGGAAATCAAGGTACTGTCAGTCTACAATCATGTGATTTATCTTGTAAATAGATCAAACTTCTGGGTTAAGACATAATATCCGGATGTGTAACCACCTAAGTATAGAAAAATGATTAGTAGACCAAAGAAGAGAAGGAATCTTGAGCAAGGAGAGATTGTTGGTTCTCATTTCAAAATGAAAATAACAAGTTTAATTGTCAAGTGAAGTAGGTGCAAGAAGTCAAGTTACAACAAATCCACTTTTAAGGTGACACCAACAACACAACCAACTCAAACTAGTCAACAACCTACTCAATCTAGTCAAAAGCCAACTCAAGCTACTCAACAATCAACTCAATCTACATAAAAAGCTACTCCAAGAAATCAAGGAAGAAAGCTGACTCATGCTAATCAACAACCAACTACTCAATTTAGTCAGCAAGCTACTCCAAGATTTCAAGGAAGTAAGCCAACTCAAGGAAATAAGTCAACTCAAGGGAGGGTAAAGAAGCCAAGTGTTAGGAGAGCATCAACACCATTTGTACCCCCAATACCTATAAATAAATTAGGTGCAGCCAAAAATATAGTTGGCCTAACAACAAAGAAGACTACTCCAACAAAGAGAACCACACGAAAGAAGAACATTTAGTTAGATTATGACTTGTCTGTTGAATGGTTTTAATTGTATTATGAAACTTTTTTGGCATAGTGTCATTTTGAATCATGTCATAAACCTTAGCAtggttttaattatattttgaattttgtcTGTTTTGTTAGAGTATGCCTATCATAATGTTGGCATAGTGTCATTTTGAGTCATTTCAATTATGTAATGTCTATTGAACACGTGTTTTGAACATGTCAATGTGTAATGTCAACTTTGTAATGTGTATTGAACATGTCAATGTTTAATGTTAATTATGCAACAATTTCTTTTTgtcaaatatattattctcaatatTCAAACTGGTATAAACCAGTGGTATACATTCAGtacatttaaatgaaaaaaagtaCAAACTAAGTTCTATAACTAAATTTCATAAACCATAACACAATCATGTCAAAACTCAACTACTATAAAACAATGCTATAAGTCAATTCACAAATTGATGTCATTCAAACTGGTACAAATAGAGTGATTCCATTCTGTTACAAACTTAAAGCTCATTCAAACTGATACAAACTGATACAAACTGAACATCTAAACtggtaagagagagagagagagagagagagagagagagagagagagagattgataCATATTCTTAAAACATTCTAAATACCAATACAAAGAAAACAATGAAAAACTCCATCTTCCAATTTTTTCCCTAAATTCTTGAAGGTGATTCTTGGGCCCTAAATTCTTTTGCCCTAATTAATCCAGCAGTCCAGTGCAAGCCCCTTTGTTGACCATTTTGTCTATATTCAATTCTTCATTGATCACCTACTCCATTTTCTCCCTTCAGTTTCTCCAGGGTATCTTTATTCTTTCCATGTGTTGCACCCTTACTTTTTGCTTTATTATGCCACGTGATGCAATGACAAGGCCTAATTTAATtgtctttgtttttttctttttattcatcACTTCCTTCAACTTGTCCACTTGCTTCTCTCCAATTGGTTGATTCAAATTACTTTTATTTTTCCTCATTTCCTCCTCTTTATGTTCATTTGGATGGGGTTACCACTAAGAATATTCTCATAAATGCCTCCATCGTTATCTCCATGAACATTCATCATTGATTGAATCATTAAGAGCCATAAACCTGAATCCCTTATTTTGCGTCCCTGCATTAATTGTCGCCTTTTTCACCGGAGCACCATCCCTTTTTGATGTTTCGCCTTCGTTTTCCATTTCCAATTTGTTCCTTCGAAGTTTCTTATTTTTTGTACAACTGACCATGGTCCTGCATTATTAGGTATCTCCTCCATGTGCTCAATGCCCCCGACCATGACTTCTAAACTTTTTGCATTATTTTTCCCGGCCACCATTTCCTTTTTTTCCAAACATTCTTCCATGTAATGCTTAAACCTACCACATGTTAGACACAAAAGATGTAGACCTTCATATTAAACCATGTAGTATCTTCCTTTGATAGCAAATATTGCCAAGAGTTATTTTATCAGATCAACTTGGATGCATAACCTAGCATACTTCCCTCTTTTCCTTGTTAACGTGCTTTTGTCCACCTTAACCATCTTTCCAATACGATCACCAATGAAAGTAAGGACCCCATCATCATAGTATTCAATTGGTAATCCATAAATTCTTACCCAAACTGCGATTCATTCAATTGCATCGcttgatgggaaaattttggacTCCATTACCTCACTGACAAGTATTGATCTTAAATTAGCCATTGTCCCTCCACTAGGGACATTTTTTGGTCCTCCTCACTTGTGAAAGTGACAAGATAATATTCTTGGCTAAGATCTACAATATTAAGGACTCCTCGTCTTGCCCACATTTGTTGAAGGTGATTCTTCGGTGCCTTGTACTAGATCCTCCTTCCTAACAGTTTCATAATAACTCTTTTCCTGCAAGGCATAACAATTATATTCACTTCCCATTCAGAGGGTGTGAATTATGGACATTCATACTATCTAAATTTCTATTCTTCTACCTTTGGCCCTACAGATGAACGCCTTATATTCAAAGCTTATTGTTTAGCTTGCATTCGTTCCTCCATTGTTGCATCAACAACCAGTGTTTCTCCTGTCACCATATTCTAATATGTGATAACATGTGGACTTTTGACTATCTCAATTTGTGCCAATGAAAGGAGATGATCCCACTAaccgttagttggttcagtggtgattgacgctgaacttggtagggaggaccacAGTTCGATTTCCTGCAATTGTGATCGGAATGGGGCTTGACCCACTTGGTGCTAGAGCTGATCCCCCAAACCGGACTATACTGGTGGTGATAAGCAAAAAAAAAGGAGATGATCTCATCACCTTCCTTGATTCTCTTTGTGCTTTGTGTTTCTAAATCGTCTTCTTCAGTTTAATTCTTTTGGTATGCATCTACAAACCCTAGCAAATGGGGTAGGCATattaacttcttctttttttgtaCAAAGGAGGGCCAAAGCCCGAGAAAAAGAACAACTACCCAACACCAATACACGACACAGACATACCGTCCAGATCAAGCTTCAATTGCTTATGTAAAAATTCTGGAATCTCTTGGAAAATCTAGAGACCACTCTGTCTAGTTCCGCCATCTCTTGCAAGTTCATGTGCACAGCCATTCGTTTCTCTCGACGCAAACGAAAATTCAACAATTTCAATTTTGCCCAACCAGTGGAGAATGTCTGAGTCCAATTTTGAAAAACATGTAGCATGCCGCCTAGTCTTAGATATCACTTTAACAGCCAATGTAGAATCAATGTTAACTTCAACCTTCGTAGACCCATCCTCCGCAAGAATCTTGAGACCTTCATACACGCCCCAAAGCTCCGCCTTAAGCACATTTGCAATTACAAATGAATTTGGAGTAACCTCGAATCCACTTGCCACTCGCATCTCGAATAATGCCACCACACCCCGATGTACCATCATGAGTTCATTCAGCATGACAAATCGCGCCCTCGGGGGCCTCCAACACATCTTCCTTGTAGTGTAGCATGatatatgttttaattaattattttattgagaAATGCTAGCAATACTCTTTCTTTAACACTCACTCTTTGATTGAGTGAAATACACTGGTTCCATTGCTTTATGTAGGATCCATATCCAAAATGAGAAAAACTTACGTgtatttcattcaataaaatagtAATTGTTTATAAAAATAGTATTACTAACCCCTTGTTTTGATTCATGCATTAACAATTTAATGTTCATTTTGTCAGACTTATATAATTGGAGCATGTAAATATTCTATTGAAAGAATCGCTCCATATAGCCGTCAAATATTTGTCATTAGTGTTGAGAGCATACTCCAAGTAAACTCAACCAATGAGCCTTTACTGCTACGCCTCTTTGTATATCCTTAAGTAAGCTAGAAATCTTCAATAAAGATTCTTTGATAGATTGCAGTTGAAGAATGAATCGAAGAAAGAGTTTTCATTTGTTGAGAAAAAATATCAGTAATTtggaaattaatttttgtttcaaaaaatatatGTGACGTATCATGCATGTATCAAACATTGATTATTATAACTTTGCGCAACTTATAACTCACCAGATATAAATTCAATGTATTTACTAGGCAacgcataattataaattcaaTGTATTTACTAGGCAACGCATAATTGACTTGCACGCAGACAAATGTCAACGAGACTAAAAGTACCTATTAGTTTAATACATGGGTTGCACCAAGGTTCTTCATTAAAATATTTTCCAAATCCTAGTGCACCCCATGATAAAAATTGAACTTGTTTTGCCTACTTGAACATCCTAAAATTTCAAACATGAGACTAATCTTCTGATATGTTAAACAAGAACTTTGGAAGAGATGTTATTCGAGGGAGATTCAGAAGCAAATCTCCATATGAGTCTTTCCTTGACATGCCCGGTGCCTGATGGCCATGGAGATTTTGAAGCAATTCTTCTAATGAGTCTTTCCTAGACATGCCCGGTGCCTGATGGCCACTGTAAACATTTCTCGAGTCCTCTTCGGCAGCCTTCACatctattttgattttgttgctcTGCGTTGACTCGAGATCATGACCAAGTTCAATATTGTTTCCATCATTAGGTCCTTCAACTGAGCTCTTGTTGTCATGCGAATTGTCATGTGAATTTGGCATTGCTGCAGGATCCTCTTGCAGAAGACAGCAAAGAGAATTGACCCTAGACATAAGTGATATTTCGTCAGAATCTGTTATAACATGATTGTCAGTAAGGAGATGATGTGCAATGTTCTCCAGCATTACACAGACgtcctttcttttagcagaagatgaCAGATTCCCTGAGGCCTTTTCTTCGGAAAGGCGATGTTCAATTTGGTCAATTTGGCCAATAAAATCGCTGACTGACATGGACTGACGAAGCCCCTGTAGTTTTATTTGATCCCAGTTTTTTGGGCCCTTCGAATCAGCTTCAGAACTATTTAACCCTTCTGTTGCACACAAGGTGGAAATAAAAATTCCTTTAGAAAACAAAACAGATTAAATTCAATATGGAAACATGTACAGCTGCATCGAGAACTTGTACATTATAAAACTCTCACTCTAACACACATAAACTCAACTCTCTCTTACACCCACACAAGAGGAAGGTGGTTCATGGCCAAGTTCCTTTCATTCAAAGTTCTTAtagtttaataaaataatagGTCCAATATCAAAGCCAATCAAAATCAGAGCCAATTTCTTAGTACCTGAACTAGAAGAAGCTCCTTCAAAAGGATTGCTGTCTAAGGTAAATGATGGTGACAGGGATGAATGAGGAGATCCCGTGTTCTGAAAACGAGACGTAACTGATCCTTTGCCATTGGCTTGATCTAAATCATATTTTTTAAGATTGTCATACTTATCAAAAGCAAAATCAGAATGAGGTGAATCCAACGTTGTTATATCTGGCTGTTGGCTTAAAGACTGAAGACGTTCATCACACTGAATGAGCTTTTCAAAATGCTTAATCAGCAATCCTTGTTCACATTGCAAAAAATGCTTCCTACAAATTAAACAACAAGATAAAGTTCCCAAATACAAAGTTCTAGAATAAATATGAGGAATAGGAAAGTAAAAACACAGTGCCAGCCCATTGCAAAGTAAAAATAACAAATTAACCAAGTGTTATATGAGAAATGGCGGATTGCGTAACAGAAGCCACAATGTGGTTGAAATGTAAATAATTGTATGTAAAATAAAGCATGTTGCACATAAATAAAAGCTGCGTgaacataaattaaaaaagtaaatgacattGAACTCAAAATCTTATAACTCACGCAAATAATAAAGCATGATGCATAGTTACAAACATTGCTGCAGAAagctaaaaacaaaaattaaaagtgACTTTAAACTGAAAATTTAAATAGTTCAAAATAACTAATAACAAGTAGTTCTAACAAGtgataaaagataaaaagatCTAATTATTCTTCTCTTCTCCAACATAATCATTATGTGAACAAAGTGAAGACCTGAGGCGTTATTTGATGATGAAGGCAGTGGTtggctttttttttttctctgaaGAGATGAATTGTGTCATTAGTAGGTAGTGGTAGTGTGGTATTATATATAATACCCACTAACCGACTAACCTTTTCAGATTTTCTACTTTTTGAACGTTTTAAAAAGTTTGACTAATATTCATTGCATCCGTTGTAACCGTTATTACCAAAACCCGCAGCTATAGCGCAAATAGTGGAGTTGACATATCATACTGATTTTCATGTTGGCTACCCCAAATTCCGATATACAATAGCGGCATATTGGCGCTATACCAGTTTTAAAACAACACAATAAATCATAGTACAATAATGCATAAATGCTTATCTACAACAAGGAGTCATCCAAATACTATAAAATTTAACTTGACCAGTCTAACTCAATGATTTCAACAAGTTATGTTAGTCTTATTAGTGCAGTCTCTAATATTTTAGAAGGTTCTCCTGCTCATTTAATGAGAAACATAAAAGTTGATCGCACATCCACATGAAAACCTTAAAAGCAATATACCTGGATTTAATAGCCTCTCCACCGGTAAAATCAGTCGATGTCTGCCACAATGTATGCTTTCTAGGTTGAGGATTAGTCTCCCTAAAGAAAAGAGGCTGTCTAGCAACCTACAATACACATAATATCATTTATAAATCAATGAACACTGGACAATTTCCCGTGCATAATTAATTGCATTTGTGATTTGCAAGTTGAAGAACTATAAACTACTCAGCTAACATAGAGAATACAAAAATAATGGGAGAATAAATTACCTCTATAGACAATGTGCTAGGTCCGACATCAGGACAATTTGCTTTAAGTGCAGTGATATCTGCCCATTGTATTTCGATTTTACTCTTCAGCTCACCCTCAAGAACTTCCCAAACAAGCTTCTGTTTGGCAAAGTAACACTTCGCCACTAAATCACCCTCATGTTTTGAGATATACTACAACAAAgacaatataaaaatataaattaaatccaTTCAGAAAAAGTAAATTCCCCAAAACACAAATCATATGTAAAATCTCGAATCTACCTCCCAAGAACCAATTCTTAAAACCGTAGCTGGAAAATTCGAAGCCTTAAGCCTTTCAACAGGACCCCGGCTCTCCTTTTTCACTCCAGAGCTAAGATTATCGTCCTTTGCATTTGAAACAGACTTATCCCCTTGAGAGAGCTTCGATTCAATCAAATCTAACAGCGAAGGGCTCTTCCTAAGACGTAAACCCAAAGGGCTAGGCTCATCTAGTATGTTATGATCTTGAGAAGGAAAACTGAAACATGGACCATTTAAACTACTCCATTGCTAAACAATAAGCAAAACCATGAACAATAAGAAAAATAAGTCACAAAACAAAGCTGAACAATATTAATTAgttaacaatatattttttaatgaattgattcaacaaaattgaGTGTgatgaatctaaaaattaatcaaacagaaaaaaccctaaccctaaattgAAGTTTCAGATAATCAATTTCGGAGGCAAAATCAATTTTTCAGACAATCCAATCCCAAACATATCAAAATCAATTACACAACTCTAACAATTATGATTCTTCTGAAAAACAGAATCGAACGTAAcagtaaacataataaaaaaataaaaaagtgaaatcGTAATGCAATAATTAGAGAGGTACAAACTTTGCAACGCTTGTTGAGAGGAGCGTGTTCTTCTTCGAGCGAATCTTCGATCACGAAATTGACCTTGGATTCAGAACCGTGATCCCTTAAACCCATAAACTGAACCATCAATTGGAAAATCGGAAATTGGAGTGGCGAGAAGACAAATCGAAGACAGAAAATTACAGAACGTAAACCCTAACTTTGAggagacagagagagagagagagagagagagagaaagagaagagagagtaGTATTATATAGTTGAAGGTGTACGCGTAAAGGATTTAAAAATTTCATGTCTTGTGCTGAGTTGGACAACACGTGTACAAATagtatttcataaaataaaacataGTCCTTATACCATTACAAACACGTGTAAAATTTAttcttttggattttttaaatatttaaggaaggagaaaattaatgattatgatttgttaattaatgatatttattatttaaggCCGTTTGATTTGCAGATAAGAGAATGTGATGAAAAATTTGTAATATAAGTTGGATTAGAatagtaaaaatataatttacttataaaatataattaaaattaaaaattaataaataaaaaatatgtaaaattactataaataaaaaatgagaatTATTGCAAAAAATCGTTGAATTGAAACTCTATTTGATttaactaaaaagaaaaaaagatatgCATTGACCATGTAAAATGATATCATGTATTGTGTAGAGTTGGACAACACGTGTACAAATGTATTATTCAGAAAATAAAACATAGTCTTTATAAACTTACAAACACGTGTAAAATTCATTCTTTTGGATTTTCTAAATTTTCAAGGAGAAAATCAATgattataatttgttaaataatGATATTTAGGGCCGTTTGATTTGCATATAAGAGATATGATAAGATTTgtgtatcatattttatttaaatacagTGTTTGATGACACAACATGATGTATGATAAGTTAATTCTAAAATTTATCATATCTTTTCTTATTAATTCAAATTATATCTTGAATATAAGTTGGATTAAAATCTGGCAggatatgaaaataatttattaatttatacttaaaaaatctaatttaaaataaaaattaaacattataaaatataaatcaagatcaatttgatattaaattaaaaattattaataaataatttataaaaaatgtatGATTTTGTCATAAAAGTAATTTTGTaactttatatattataaaaaattaaaacctaatcaattaaaacatttaaaaataaaataaaattattaaaattttacaaatataaatattgatttttatttttttaaatcaaattaaatatgtaatttacatattatatatacatattttatgttgcTTATCTGACATATAAtagaatttatgatttttttaaaaaattgaaaatgtttAGTCAATTGtttcaatgaatttttttaattatataaaattattaatttttttatcaaattttaaattttaaagcaTTTCACATAATAATTTAGAGTAATTCTATTCTTACACTCAACacttacaccaatacttacaccaaataTTGTTCACTGTGTTTATACGGTGaacaatgttttttaaaataaagtaataatttttatttttatttttaaaattaaggacGACACTATTCATGTATGGACGTGCATTAATCAACtccattactgcattaaccaagtttttacaatgCATTAATCAAATTtgattaatgcagtgtaaaaacttggttaatgcagtatgaagttggttaatgcacgtccgtacatgaacaatgtcgtccgtaattttaaaaataaaaaataaaaataattattttattttgaaaaacattgttcaccgtattaatacggtgaacagtgtttggtgtaagtgttgggtgtaagaataacattactcAATAATTTATTCTTTACCTTTTTCAGAGTGTCATTTTCTCCACAACGCAGTCTAAAAATTTGAAATGTTTGGGTCTTTTGCTTATAGCTACATATATATGTATCCTCCGCATAACATGATCAAAAATATTTGGCTCTAAAACTTCAACTAGCAGAATAGGATATGTTTGAAACCATTCTATATTCCTAATAACTCTATCAACCCTCGAGTAAATTGTGCCATTACTTTCTTTATTTGACCATGTAAAGTAGTCTCCAATGCTATCACATTCGAATAATCTTGTCTTTTTCATCATTTGTTTTAGGCCAACATACTCGCTTGTGTGCACCATTTTACCTTCTATTCTATCTTACTCTTTAAAGACACTGTTAAAGTTTCCCATCACAATCCATGGGCCATGAGTTTGCCTTTTGAGATTCCAATATCATTCTATAATCCTCTTCTCTGATCCAGTGTGTTAAATGCATTCACCACAGTAATCCAATGCATAAAGGTACCATCCAAAGCAAACACCCCATAATGAATCAGTTGAGCAGCACTAGCCACATATCTGACATTAACTCTACTTTTATCCCATATCATCCAAATCCTACCATTTGCATGATTATTGTAGTTATCAACATATGATCATTTTGAACCCACTTTCTTTCTAATCGATTCACACGTCTGTTGTTTCACTCTTGTTTCAATTAGAACAACAATTGTTACATCCATATTATTGAGACTGGAGCCAATCTCTTTATTCTTTGCTTTTTTGGTTAACCTTTTTATATTCCATGACAATCACGGCACGTGACGAAAATCATATGTCGAATCATTCCAAATCCACAATGCTTTGAATCCGTTTGTGCACTTCAAGTTATCCTGCGACTGAGTTTCACTTCAATTTTCTGTCATCAGTTATTTT encodes:
- the LOC131627756 gene encoding uncharacterized protein LOC131627756, which gives rise to MVQFMGLRDHGSESKVNFVIEDSLEEEHAPLNKRCKQWSSLNGPCFSFPSQDHNILDEPSPLGLRLRKSPSLLDLIESKLSQGDKSVSNAKDDNLSSGVKKESRGPVERLKASNFPATVLRIGSWEYISKHEGDLVAKCYFAKQKLVWEVLEGELKSKIEIQWADITALKANCPDVGPSTLSIEVARQPLFFRETNPQPRKHTLWQTSTDFTGGEAIKSRKHFLQCEQGLLIKHFEKLIQCDERLQSLSQQPDITTLDSPHSDFAFDKYDNLKKYDLDQANGKGSVTSRFQNTGSPHSSLSPSFTLDSNPFEGASSSSEGLNSSEADSKGPKNWDQIKLQGLRQSMSVSDFIGQIDQIEHRLSEEKASGNLSSSAKRKDVCVMLENIAHHLLTDNHVITDSDEISLMSRVNSLCCLLQEDPAAMPNSHDNSHDNKSSVEGPNDGNNIELGHDLESTQSNKIKIDVKAAEEDSRNVYSGHQAPGMSRKDSLEELLQNLHGHQAPGMSRKDSYGDLLLNLPRITSLPKFLFNISED